The DNA region TTCTACTTTGTTGGATTTTACTTTATATTTAAATTTGCAATCATGAAATTCAATCTCAAAACAATAGGAAGAGAAGATGAAGAGATGGAAAAAGATATGATGATGAGCTCAGAAAAAACAAGCTTGTCAGAAACTGCTTCAAAAGTATTAGAAGGTCTTGGAGGAAAAGATAATATTACATATATAGATGCATGTGCATCAAGACTAAGAGTTAATCTAAAACAAATAGAATTGGTCAAATCAGATTCCTATTTCAAAAATTTAGGGGCTAGTGGAATATTAAAAAAAGGAAATGGTGTTCAAATTGTATTTGGAGGATTATCTGACAACATAAAAATGGAAATAGACAAGCTTATGTAAAATTTTTAAAATATAATATAAAAAAGCTAATCCAATAGAAAAATTTTAAAATTTTTCTATTGGATAGATTCTATACAAAGAAGGCAATAATGTACAAACATCAATATTTTATTTCTGGCAAAGTACAAGAAGTAGGATTTAGATTTTTCACAAAGCAAATAGCAAATAATATGAAACTAAAAGGATTTGTGAAAAATCTAAACGATGGAAGGGTAGAAATTGTAGTTTTCTTTAACACTAAAGAACAAATAAAAAAATTTGAAAAATTATTAAAAACTGGAAATAAATATGCAAACATTGAAAATATTGAAAGAAATACTTTAGACGAAAACTATCCTTTTCAATTTAATGACTTTAAAATTTATTATTAGAACTTATTTTTTGCTTGACAATTACCTTAACTTTTTTGCTCCTTAGTTTAACATTGCTTGCATTAAAATTGTTATTTTTAGAGCAAAGCAAAGTAGTTCTAAAAAAATGTTCAACTTTAAATTTCAAAAATTCTAAAGACTTCCTGCTTTTACAAAAGATATTCAAATTGCCATCAGAA from Borrelia maritima includes:
- a CDS encoding acylphosphatase, which translates into the protein MYKHQYFISGKVQEVGFRFFTKQIANNMKLKGFVKNLNDGRVEIVVFFNTKEQIKKFEKLLKTGNKYANIENIERNTLDENYPFQFNDFKIYY